A genomic segment from Pseudoalteromonas nigrifaciens encodes:
- a CDS encoding LysR family transcriptional regulator, with translation MKLPPLRAVQCFESVARLNSFSKAAEHLNVTQSAVSHQVKLLEQYLNEPLFNRSGRSFSLTDAGNRYYQEVSHSLTSLASATQKIRYGEPGHIRLALYSSLAVKWLIPRLESFKHDSPDIDLTLNMIVDEADFSDRVADCFITTTPPKGEFVSLFLFAEKLYPACGKGMWQQLKNQSLPNELWKHPLLSVQYDESEQRSTNDWQQWCKSGGFELPKNVRVNHFSHVILAAEAARYNLGITLIDAFFIASQHDNHLVKLPLHGVETGCKFYFVYKKSRAKQTDIITLSRWLKAQWAEVKK, from the coding sequence ATGAAATTACCCCCATTACGTGCTGTTCAGTGTTTTGAATCTGTAGCGCGATTAAATAGTTTTTCTAAAGCGGCTGAACACCTTAATGTGACGCAAAGTGCCGTGAGCCATCAGGTTAAATTACTAGAGCAATATTTAAACGAGCCGCTATTTAACCGCAGTGGTCGTAGCTTTTCGTTAACCGACGCGGGCAATCGTTACTATCAAGAAGTGAGTCATTCATTAACCAGTTTAGCCTCTGCCACACAAAAAATACGTTACGGCGAGCCTGGGCATATTCGTTTAGCACTTTATAGCTCATTAGCTGTAAAGTGGTTAATACCGCGATTAGAAAGCTTTAAACATGACTCGCCAGATATCGACTTAACTTTAAATATGATTGTAGATGAGGCGGATTTTAGCGACCGTGTTGCCGATTGTTTTATTACCACAACGCCACCTAAAGGTGAGTTTGTCAGCTTATTTTTATTTGCAGAAAAGCTTTACCCTGCTTGTGGCAAAGGCATGTGGCAGCAATTAAAAAATCAATCGCTGCCCAATGAATTATGGAAGCACCCGCTGTTGTCGGTGCAGTATGATGAGTCAGAGCAACGTAGCACCAATGACTGGCAGCAATGGTGTAAAAGCGGCGGCTTTGAGCTGCCTAAAAACGTAAGAGTTAATCACTTTAGTCACGTTATACTGGCCGCAGAAGCCGCGCGTTATAATTTAGGTATTACGCTTATTGATGCGTTTTTTATTGCCTCACAGCACGATAACCACTTAGTTAAGTTGCCATTGCATGGAGTTGAAACCGGCTGTAAATTTTATTTTGTATATAAAAAATCGCGAGCAAAACAAACCGATATTATTACCCTAAGCCGCTGGCTAAAAGCCCAGTGGGCCGAGGTTAAAAAATAA